TTGATCATTAAGGCAATATAATCCCATACGTTGATGATGTTTTTCTCTGCAAAGAATACTTTCTTCAACAGGGGGGTAAATACCATTGGCCGCATGCCATAAATTCATGCTATTACCATTTCTAAAGCATGATGTGGAGACTGGCCCTAAAATACTATCTTGAATTCCAGCTAATGACTGATCTTTAGCCTTCCCAGTTGAAATACGAGGATCATTGATAACGAGAGAAATAAACGAGGATGAAGTGCGATCTTCATTCTCAGAGTCAAAAATATTAAGCTGAGTTTCATCTTGAGTCTCATCAACTGAGCATTCTTTCATATCTATAATATTCTGCGGAAAACTGAATAGCAATTAATATTAACAGGCTCACTATAGATTCACAATTCCACATATTTCCTCTAATAATTCATAGTCAACTCTAAATTTAACTCACCCCTTGACAGGATGTAATATCTTCTGAAGAAGTTGAGATGCCTTTGAACCCATCACTTCTACTTTTCCTAATTGACCCTCAAGAGAAATACAATTTACATGACCATTAACCCTCTCATTCTGCATTCACAAAGTAGTAGATGCTGTTAATATAGCAGATTTAGCCATTTATGGCAACGTCCAATGCCAAACAATAGTGACCTGATATCACAAAAATGTCCTCCGTGTTGAGTCAGTAAATGCATCATATACAGTTCAAATCATGGTTTTATGAGGGCTCTTCCTACACAAGAAAGGTTTTGAATATATATCTTACCTCCCTCTGAGAAGCACATTCCACAGCATCGAATCCTTCTTTAAAAGCTGCGCCATGTATCCATATCCAGACCAAGCGCAAGGCAGAATCTTTGTCAATAGTTTCGGTATGATGCAACCCATCACCTTTATCCACATCATTAATCTCAGACCGCTCATGAGGCTGCCACATATACGTCACAGGAGCAATGGTATGAGAACATGTTGCTCCACCATGGTGTAGCTGCAAAATCATTAAAAGCTATATCAGATATTCATATTCTTCATCAATCCTTGTAAAttgtatgttagatatatttgataatgtcatgattAATAtcatttatgtttagttttcagatcttacttaaacaggacaaatcggTAGTtaaaatcaacacttatactgaagtcagaacttaagtcatcagtacttaaggatttacaagaagagaagattgagacaaatataagaagagatatgcatgaagaaggaattctatgaa
The sequence above is drawn from the Apium graveolens cultivar Ventura chromosome 2, ASM990537v1, whole genome shotgun sequence genome and encodes:
- the LOC141706206 gene encoding ribonucleases P/MRP protein subunit POP1-like, with translation MILQLHHGGATCSHTIAPVTYMWQPHERSEINDVDKGDGLHHTETIDKDSALRLVWIWIHGAAFKEGFDAVECASQRENERVNGHVNCISLEGQLGKVEVMGSKASQLLQKILHPVKGFPQNIIDMKECSVDETQDETQLNIFDSENEDRTSSSFISLVINDPRISTGKAKDQSLAGIQDSILGPVSTSCFRNEKNIINVWDYIALMIKAMVC